From the genome of Halobellus litoreus, one region includes:
- a CDS encoding acyltransferase, whose product MTKVNVSLPAEAEANVQAFIDEVDERLSSSEDTCRVVTETLADLHGDREAYDRWQAGEDVSPAARVRLQGYDPCNATLESEYYAEKDEERFPESKYLQWLWRQFDATPMADNVAFALRFRGMLANHLFAECGDDCRFFKGITFTYGHNISVGDNVVIHDDVHLDDRGKLTIGDRASISDNVHLYSHDHDVVDQTAVENYHTIVGDDARVTYDAMVRAGCRIGENAVVGARSVVQGDVPDHHIAAGIPAKSLKVKPGWESVADPLEDRLEHRQSERRIDYDLPDDLDAFDEFQRDRSPPAE is encoded by the coding sequence ATGACAAAAGTCAACGTCTCCCTCCCTGCGGAGGCGGAAGCGAACGTCCAGGCCTTCATCGACGAGGTAGACGAGCGGCTCTCCTCCTCGGAGGACACCTGTCGCGTCGTCACGGAGACGCTCGCCGACCTCCACGGGGACCGCGAGGCGTACGACCGCTGGCAGGCCGGCGAGGACGTCTCGCCCGCCGCACGCGTTCGGCTGCAGGGCTACGATCCCTGTAACGCGACGCTGGAGTCGGAGTACTACGCCGAGAAGGACGAGGAGCGGTTCCCCGAATCGAAGTACCTCCAGTGGCTCTGGCGGCAGTTCGACGCGACGCCGATGGCCGACAACGTCGCGTTCGCGCTCCGGTTCCGGGGGATGCTCGCGAACCACCTCTTCGCGGAGTGCGGCGACGACTGCCGATTCTTCAAGGGGATTACGTTCACCTACGGGCACAACATCTCCGTCGGTGACAACGTCGTGATTCACGACGACGTCCACCTCGACGACCGCGGGAAACTCACGATCGGCGACCGCGCGTCGATCTCCGACAACGTCCACCTCTACAGCCACGACCACGACGTCGTCGACCAGACCGCCGTCGAGAACTACCACACGATCGTCGGCGACGACGCCCGCGTGACCTACGACGCGATGGTCCGCGCCGGCTGTCGGATCGGCGAGAACGCCGTCGTCGGCGCTCGATCAGTCGTCCAGGGCGACGTTCCCGACCACCACATCGCGGCGGGGATCCCCGCCAAGAGCCTGAAAGTCAAGCCCGGGTGGGAGTCCGTCGCCGACCCCCTCGAGGACCGACTCGAACACCGCCAGTCCGAGCGGCGGATCGATTACGACCTCCCCGACGACCTCGACGCCTTCGACGAGTTCCAGCGGGACCGCTCCCCGCCGGCTGAGTGA
- a CDS encoding SLC13 family permease: MPLVEVPGVAVVFALVGLALIAFVTEVVPNDVTAIAIIAALVVLEPWTGVGPRAAISGFANPATVTIIAMYMLSAGIQETGIIRRLGVLLADFTGGDEFRALVATVGTTGPIAGVINNTPVVAIFIPMITDLAERTNTSPSKLLLPLSYAAILGGTLTLIGTATNILASDFARLLIDGRDGIGMFEFTGLGVVLLLVGSAYLLTVGRWLIPARIPVDADRVSEFDLSDHLAFVRVRSESPAVGAPLDAFDAEHEDIRILQLRREGEALAGPHADVPIESGDVLVVHGSLQAVNRFREDAAVSHLVREPVTADTFETAATEGRLARALVPERSSYVGETVAETGMDEYHRTTVLAIRRGSDLIRTDLRERTLQPGDLLLVRTTPASARYFRDSGELIIADERALKDRDAEDASAATAGVRTAAGDGTATREPDAADDAETGLPPVSPKTPLAVGILLAVVAVAALDLLPIVIAALGGVVAMVVTGCLTTADAYDAVSWNVVFLLAGVIPLGLALNATGGAALLADLLVALGGVLPLVAVLFVLYVAVGALASVITPVATIVLAIPVAVDGAARLGANEFAFLLAAMFASATSFATPVGYQTNLMVYGPGGYEFADFLRVGGPLQLLLAVVATVGITAIWGL, translated from the coding sequence ATGCCGCTCGTCGAGGTCCCCGGCGTGGCCGTCGTCTTCGCGCTGGTCGGCCTCGCGCTGATCGCCTTCGTCACGGAGGTCGTCCCGAACGACGTCACCGCGATCGCGATCATCGCCGCGCTCGTCGTCCTGGAGCCGTGGACCGGCGTCGGTCCCCGGGCCGCCATCTCCGGGTTCGCCAACCCCGCGACGGTCACGATCATCGCGATGTATATGCTGAGCGCCGGAATCCAGGAGACGGGGATCATCAGACGGCTCGGCGTGTTGCTCGCAGATTTCACCGGCGGGGACGAGTTCCGCGCGCTGGTTGCGACGGTCGGAACGACCGGGCCGATCGCGGGCGTGATCAACAACACGCCGGTCGTCGCGATCTTCATCCCGATGATCACGGATCTGGCCGAGCGAACGAACACCAGTCCCTCGAAACTCCTGCTACCGCTCTCCTACGCCGCGATTCTCGGCGGGACGCTCACGCTCATCGGCACCGCGACGAACATCCTCGCCAGCGACTTCGCCCGCCTGCTCATCGACGGCCGCGACGGGATCGGGATGTTCGAGTTCACCGGTCTCGGGGTCGTGCTGCTCCTCGTCGGGAGCGCGTACCTCCTGACGGTCGGTCGGTGGCTGATTCCGGCGCGGATCCCCGTCGACGCGGACCGGGTCTCGGAGTTCGACCTCTCGGACCACCTCGCGTTCGTCCGCGTCCGGTCGGAGTCACCCGCGGTGGGCGCGCCGCTCGACGCCTTCGACGCCGAACACGAGGACATCCGGATCCTCCAGTTGCGACGCGAGGGGGAGGCGCTCGCCGGCCCGCACGCGGACGTCCCGATCGAATCGGGCGACGTGCTCGTCGTCCACGGCTCGCTGCAGGCCGTCAACCGGTTCCGCGAGGACGCCGCCGTGAGCCACTTGGTCCGCGAGCCGGTCACCGCCGACACCTTCGAGACCGCGGCGACCGAGGGCAGGCTGGCACGAGCGCTCGTCCCGGAGCGCTCCAGCTACGTTGGCGAGACCGTCGCCGAGACCGGGATGGACGAGTACCACCGCACGACCGTCCTTGCGATCCGGCGGGGGAGCGACCTGATCCGCACGGACCTCCGCGAGCGAACGCTCCAGCCCGGCGACCTGCTTCTCGTCCGGACGACGCCGGCGTCGGCGCGCTACTTCCGCGACAGCGGCGAACTCATCATCGCCGACGAACGCGCGTTGAAGGACCGGGACGCCGAGGACGCGTCGGCGGCGACCGCGGGCGTTCGGACCGCCGCGGGCGACGGGACGGCGACCCGCGAACCCGACGCGGCCGACGACGCCGAGACGGGGCTGCCGCCGGTCTCGCCGAAGACGCCGCTGGCGGTCGGGATCCTGCTCGCCGTCGTCGCCGTCGCGGCGCTGGACCTGCTCCCCATCGTGATCGCCGCGCTCGGCGGCGTCGTTGCGATGGTCGTCACCGGCTGTCTCACCACCGCCGACGCCTACGACGCCGTCTCCTGGAACGTCGTCTTCCTGCTCGCCGGCGTCATCCCGCTCGGCCTCGCGCTGAACGCGACCGGCGGGGCGGCGCTCCTGGCGGACCTGCTGGTCGCCCTCGGCGGAGTCCTCCCGCTCGTCGCGGTCCTGTTCGTCCTCTACGTCGCCGTCGGGGCGCTCGCGAGCGTCATCACGCCGGTCGCGACGATCGTCCTCGCGATCCCCGTCGCCGTCGACGGGGCCGCCCGCCTCGGCGCGAACGAATTCGCGTTCCTCCTGGCGGCGATGTTCGCCTCCGCGACGTCGTTCGCGACGCCGGTCGGCTACCAGACGAACCTGATGGTGTACGGCCCGGGCGGCTACGAGTTCGCCGACTTCCTCCGCGTCGGCGGGCCGCTGCAGTTGCTTCTGGCCGTCGTCGCGACCGTCGGGATCACCGCGATCTGGGGACTCTGA
- a CDS encoding SHOCT domain-containing protein yields MTDTDTTRWLVGGLVVLGVLLFAGPLLFGAGGMMGGATGGMWGPMHDGRMGAGGGAGTGWWFLAALWRLLFVAALVGGGYLLYRAASDGEGRDPAIEEVRSAYARGDLSEEEYERRRERLEE; encoded by the coding sequence ATGACTGATACCGACACCACGCGCTGGCTCGTCGGCGGCCTCGTCGTCCTCGGCGTGCTCCTGTTCGCCGGTCCGCTCCTGTTCGGGGCGGGCGGAATGATGGGTGGTGCGACCGGCGGGATGTGGGGGCCGATGCACGACGGCCGGATGGGCGCGGGCGGCGGCGCGGGAACCGGTTGGTGGTTCCTGGCCGCGCTGTGGCGACTGCTCTTCGTGGCCGCCCTCGTCGGCGGCGGCTATCTGTTGTACCGGGCCGCGAGCGACGGGGAGGGGCGCGACCCCGCGATCGAGGAGGTTCGCAGCGCCTACGCGCGAGGAGACCTCTCCGAGGAGGAGTACGAGCGGCGACGCGAGCGGCTCGAAGAGTGA
- a CDS encoding DUF6360 family protein, whose translation MPNRLLKVNAYTTLDLVDAAARGHDFQDEAVAVLNVTSPRENPDHVKLQLELDNSGLESVPAHADEVTLSAAEARTVADALNSHAAKVEAAEADGEDAE comes from the coding sequence ATGCCCAACCGACTGCTCAAGGTCAACGCCTACACGACGCTCGACCTCGTCGACGCCGCCGCCCGCGGCCACGACTTCCAGGACGAGGCGGTCGCCGTCCTGAACGTCACATCGCCCCGCGAGAACCCCGACCACGTGAAACTTCAGCTCGAACTCGATAACAGCGGACTGGAGTCGGTGCCCGCCCACGCCGACGAGGTGACGCTCTCGGCCGCGGAGGCCCGGACCGTCGCGGACGCGCTGAACTCCCACGCCGCCAAGGTCGAGGCGGCCGAGGCGGACGGCGAGGACGCCGAGTAA
- a CDS encoding winged helix-turn-helix transcriptional regulator, whose protein sequence is MSTLDETDVRILELLVENGRRSYSDIAEIVDLSPPAVSDRIDRLQESGVIRRFTVDIDRSQLRAGVPVLVTLELPADAVDEIRDDVVAADPVEHVFVTAEGDVVFHARVRADAVREQLGRLVDFSRVDDYDVTVVGDVEWSPAVGGAEFALSCAECGNTVTSEGRSERIGGERYHFCCPSCLATFRERYEQFEAEAT, encoded by the coding sequence ATGTCCACCCTCGACGAGACCGACGTTCGGATCCTCGAACTCCTGGTCGAGAACGGCCGACGATCCTACAGCGACATCGCCGAGATCGTCGACCTCTCGCCGCCGGCGGTCTCCGATCGGATCGACCGCCTGCAGGAGTCCGGCGTCATCCGACGGTTCACGGTCGACATCGACCGCTCACAGCTCCGGGCGGGCGTCCCCGTGCTCGTGACGCTCGAACTGCCCGCCGACGCCGTCGACGAGATCCGAGACGACGTCGTCGCCGCCGATCCCGTCGAGCACGTCTTCGTCACCGCCGAGGGGGACGTCGTGTTCCACGCGCGGGTCCGCGCCGACGCCGTCCGCGAGCAACTCGGCCGCCTGGTCGACTTCTCCCGGGTCGACGACTACGACGTGACCGTCGTCGGCGACGTCGAGTGGTCGCCGGCGGTCGGCGGCGCGGAGTTCGCGCTGTCGTGCGCGGAGTGCGGCAACACCGTCACCAGCGAGGGGCGCAGCGAGCGCATCGGCGGGGAGCGGTACCACTTCTGTTGTCCGTCCTGTCTCGCCACGTTCCGCGAGCGCTACGAGCAGTTCGAGGCCGAGGCGACCTAA
- a CDS encoding DUF7119 family protein encodes MTDDDGRPRRLPADREEPVGEPVVRADPAVTGERAKEAVGFDPDDPESVAEAAETVRAFSENTVGAADNVYMLRGAAACAALVRGVGSYKEAVERAGGDVSVSFVRKWARVHDLPQAIRRHVARGDIAPTAAKHIARVSGVDRFDLAWAVVDADLTVRQVRRIASEVDGDTSAAAALRARGIELGRIELSLPLDVYRELRRRASIENRDPGELVAEALDSYFAEESVTPE; translated from the coding sequence ATGACCGACGACGACGGCCGACCGAGACGACTCCCTGCAGACCGCGAAGAACCGGTCGGCGAGCCCGTCGTCCGCGCCGATCCCGCCGTCACCGGCGAGCGGGCCAAGGAGGCCGTCGGGTTCGACCCCGACGACCCCGAGAGCGTCGCCGAGGCCGCCGAGACGGTCCGCGCGTTCTCCGAGAACACGGTCGGCGCAGCCGACAACGTGTACATGCTCCGGGGCGCGGCCGCCTGCGCGGCGCTCGTCAGGGGCGTCGGCTCCTACAAGGAAGCGGTCGAACGCGCCGGCGGCGACGTCTCCGTCTCGTTCGTTCGCAAGTGGGCCCGCGTCCACGACCTCCCGCAGGCGATCCGCCGGCACGTCGCCCGCGGCGACATCGCGCCGACGGCCGCGAAGCACATCGCTCGCGTCTCCGGCGTCGACCGCTTCGACCTCGCGTGGGCGGTCGTCGACGCCGACCTCACGGTTCGGCAGGTGCGACGGATCGCGAGCGAGGTCGACGGCGACACGAGCGCCGCCGCGGCCCTCAGAGCGCGCGGGATCGAACTGGGGCGGATCGAACTGTCGCTCCCCCTCGACGTCTACCGGGAACTCCGGCGACGCGCGTCCATCGAGAACCGGGACCCCGGCGAGCTTGTCGCGGAGGCACTCGATTCGTACTTCGCCGAAGAGTCCGTTACGCCCGAGTGA
- a CDS encoding nitrite/sulfite reductase: MPSDVENWKSEVYGNEIREHLFRFAEEGYETIPDDERDAWFERFKWWGLYHQRNGQEGYFMMRIGTPNGVLEPGQLRVVGEIADEYARGPGTNPIFGDAYADYTTRQAIQLHWIELSDVPAVFEKLESNGLSTQQACGDSWRNIVGNPVAGKDGQEVIDAWPVIRDLNETFKGDEDHSNLPRKWKVSVTGSADGSGQGDINDLAFEPAYKEIDGEDVVGFNVRVGGGLARNEPRFARDIDVWVSPERVSDVAGGLSALFRDNGDREDRYNARIKFLVDEWGAEEVRETLQAEYVDFELRTAGRDVREEYTYNTGEGERNDLVGVHEQKDGNNFVGLNVLVGRMGAEDVLELADLAEEYGSGEVRLSQRQNVIVTDVPDSELDDFLAEDLLEHYSPDPSPFMRGSIACTGTEFCSLSIVETKNRQVRFARWLKEHVDLPEDVEEFHIHLSGCTASCAQPQIADVSLRGMKTRKDGEAVEALDVGLGGGLGEEPQFARWVTQRVPVDEVPGAIANLIESFAAEREAGESFRAFVDRHDDEELDAFVEPEETSYEDPMMHNTKMTWYPYAENDSMDAQPPAPADD, encoded by the coding sequence ATGCCATCGGACGTCGAGAACTGGAAGTCGGAGGTCTACGGGAACGAGATACGCGAGCACCTCTTCAGGTTCGCCGAGGAGGGGTACGAGACCATCCCCGACGACGAGCGGGACGCGTGGTTCGAGCGCTTCAAGTGGTGGGGGCTGTACCACCAGCGGAACGGCCAGGAGGGCTACTTCATGATGCGGATCGGGACGCCGAACGGCGTACTCGAACCGGGGCAACTGCGCGTCGTCGGCGAGATCGCCGACGAGTATGCGCGCGGCCCGGGCACGAACCCGATCTTCGGCGACGCCTACGCCGACTACACCACCCGGCAGGCGATCCAGCTACACTGGATCGAACTCTCGGACGTCCCGGCGGTCTTCGAGAAACTCGAATCCAACGGGCTGTCGACCCAGCAGGCGTGTGGCGACTCTTGGCGGAACATCGTCGGCAATCCCGTCGCCGGCAAGGACGGACAGGAAGTCATAGACGCCTGGCCGGTCATCCGCGACCTCAACGAGACGTTCAAGGGCGACGAGGACCACTCGAACCTCCCGCGGAAGTGGAAGGTCTCCGTCACGGGGTCGGCGGACGGCTCCGGCCAGGGCGACATCAACGACCTCGCCTTCGAACCGGCGTACAAGGAAATCGACGGGGAAGACGTCGTCGGCTTCAACGTCCGCGTCGGCGGCGGCCTCGCCCGCAACGAACCGCGCTTCGCCCGCGACATCGACGTGTGGGTTTCCCCCGAGCGCGTCTCGGACGTCGCCGGCGGCCTCTCGGCGCTCTTCCGCGACAACGGTGACCGCGAGGACCGTTACAACGCCCGGATCAAGTTCCTCGTCGACGAGTGGGGGGCCGAGGAGGTCCGCGAGACGCTCCAGGCGGAGTACGTCGACTTCGAGCTCCGCACCGCCGGCCGCGACGTCCGCGAGGAGTACACCTACAACACCGGCGAGGGCGAGCGCAACGACCTCGTCGGCGTCCACGAACAGAAGGACGGAAACAACTTCGTCGGGCTGAACGTCCTCGTCGGTCGGATGGGCGCCGAGGACGTTCTCGAACTCGCCGACCTCGCCGAGGAGTACGGCTCCGGCGAGGTCCGGCTCTCCCAGCGGCAGAACGTCATCGTCACCGACGTGCCCGACTCGGAACTCGACGACTTCCTCGCGGAGGACTTACTCGAACACTACTCGCCGGACCCCTCGCCGTTTATGCGCGGATCGATCGCGTGTACCGGCACCGAGTTCTGTTCGCTCTCGATCGTCGAGACCAAAAATCGACAAGTGCGCTTCGCGCGCTGGCTGAAGGAGCACGTCGACCTCCCCGAGGACGTCGAGGAGTTCCACATCCACCTCTCCGGCTGTACCGCGTCGTGCGCGCAGCCGCAGATCGCCGACGTGAGCCTCCGCGGGATGAAGACCCGCAAGGACGGCGAGGCGGTCGAGGCGCTCGACGTCGGCCTCGGCGGCGGCCTCGGCGAGGAGCCGCAGTTCGCCCGCTGGGTGACCCAGCGCGTCCCTGTCGACGAGGTGCCGGGCGCGATCGCGAACCTCATCGAGAGCTTCGCCGCAGAGCGCGAGGCGGGCGAGTCCTTCCGCGCGTTCGTCGACCGCCACGACGACGAGGAACTCGACGCCTTCGTCGAGCCCGAGGAGACGAGCTACGAGGATCCGATGATGCACAACACGAAGATGACGTGGTACCCCTACGCCGAGAACGACTCGATGGACGCGCAGCCGCCGGCCCCGGCCGACGACTGA
- a CDS encoding heavy metal translocating P-type ATPase encodes MSTRTIHLDVRGMSCANCSGTVQDTVESLAGVESASVNFATDEASVTYDPDRTSLSEIYDAIEASGYDPVSETVSIAITDMSCANCAEANRESLESNPGVIRADVNFATDEAQVEYVPGEVSIEALYDAVESAGYTPVRETDDGDAGDGERDASVSGGGREDARDAARKAEIQRQKRLTLFGAALSTPLLAMLALHLFAPETVPETIPGTGVPFGWVAFALATPVQVVLGREFYENSYTAIVRNRTANMDVLIALGSTTAYGYSVVALLGVLPNAGLYFDTAALILVFITLGNYLEARSKGQASEALRSLLEMEADTATLVDRAASETPHADGEVAEQSSAARQTESGEAVDDVEEREVPLEEVEVGDRMKVRPGEKIPTDGVVVDGESAVDESMVTGESVPVSKEAGDEVVGSTVNQNGVLIVEATKVGADTAIQQIVQTVKEAQSRQPEIQNVADRISAYFVPAVIVNALVWATVWSLFPAQLAGFVEALPLWGVVVGGPAAAGGAVSTLEFAVLVFASAVLIACPCALGLATPAATMVGTSIGAQNGVLFKGGDILERVRDVDTVVFDKTGTLTEGEMSLTDVVALGPATDGGALDPSADGDTPDPAPDGGALREVDDGETDDDGEDASADADVEADAETTVLRLAAAVEQNSEHPLARAVVDGAAARGIDVPDAMDFENVPGHGVRATVGGDTVLVGNRRLLEDAGIDPAPAEETMHRLEEEGKTAMLVGRIPGGSETEASDATGGAGDGTDETSAAGEVIGVVADADTIKETSAAAVSALRERGIDVRMITGDNERTARAVAEQVGIDPDNVRAEVLPDGKADAVEAIQEDGSKAMMVGDGVNDAPALAAAFVGTALGSGTDVAIEAADVTLMRDDPTDVVKAIRVSDGTLAKIKQNLFWALGYNTAMIPLASLGLLQPILAAGAMALSSVSVLTNSLLFRRYTPDHDYRILGFLRGGR; translated from the coding sequence ATGAGTACGCGAACTATCCACCTCGACGTCAGGGGGATGTCCTGTGCCAACTGCTCGGGGACGGTACAGGACACGGTCGAATCCCTCGCGGGGGTCGAATCGGCGTCGGTCAACTTCGCGACCGACGAAGCCAGCGTGACCTACGATCCCGACCGGACGTCGCTGTCGGAGATTTACGACGCCATCGAGGCGTCCGGCTACGACCCCGTCTCGGAGACGGTCTCGATAGCGATCACCGATATGTCCTGCGCGAACTGCGCGGAGGCGAACCGGGAGTCGCTGGAGTCGAATCCGGGCGTGATCCGCGCGGACGTGAACTTCGCAACCGACGAGGCGCAGGTCGAGTACGTCCCCGGCGAGGTCTCGATCGAGGCGCTGTACGACGCGGTCGAGTCGGCGGGCTACACGCCGGTCCGCGAGACGGACGACGGCGACGCGGGCGACGGCGAGCGCGACGCGTCCGTATCGGGCGGCGGGCGAGAGGACGCCCGCGATGCGGCCCGAAAAGCCGAAATCCAGCGCCAGAAGCGGCTGACGCTGTTCGGCGCGGCGCTCTCGACGCCGCTTCTGGCGATGCTCGCGCTGCACCTGTTCGCGCCCGAGACGGTCCCGGAGACGATCCCCGGGACCGGCGTCCCGTTCGGGTGGGTCGCGTTCGCGCTCGCGACGCCGGTGCAGGTCGTCCTCGGCCGGGAGTTCTACGAGAACAGCTACACGGCGATCGTCCGGAACCGGACGGCGAATATGGACGTGCTGATCGCGCTCGGGTCCACCACGGCGTACGGCTACTCGGTGGTCGCGCTCCTGGGCGTCCTGCCGAACGCGGGGCTGTACTTCGACACCGCCGCGCTGATCCTGGTGTTCATCACGCTCGGTAACTACCTCGAGGCGCGCTCGAAGGGGCAGGCCTCCGAGGCACTTCGCTCGCTCCTGGAGATGGAGGCCGACACGGCCACGCTCGTCGACAGAGCGGCGTCGGAGACGCCGCACGCAGACGGCGAAGTTGCCGAGCAAAGCTCGGCAGCCCGCCAGACGGAGTCTGGCGAAGCCGTCGACGACGTCGAGGAGCGGGAGGTCCCGCTGGAGGAGGTCGAGGTGGGCGACCGGATGAAGGTCCGCCCCGGCGAGAAGATCCCCACCGACGGCGTCGTCGTCGACGGCGAGTCGGCGGTCGACGAGTCGATGGTGACCGGCGAGTCCGTCCCCGTCTCGAAGGAGGCGGGCGACGAGGTCGTCGGCTCGACGGTGAACCAGAACGGCGTGCTGATCGTCGAGGCGACGAAGGTCGGCGCCGACACCGCGATCCAGCAGATCGTCCAGACGGTCAAGGAGGCGCAGTCCCGCCAGCCCGAGATCCAGAACGTCGCCGACCGGATCTCGGCGTACTTCGTCCCCGCGGTGATCGTCAACGCCCTCGTCTGGGCGACGGTCTGGTCCCTGTTCCCGGCTCAGCTCGCCGGCTTCGTCGAGGCCCTGCCGCTGTGGGGCGTCGTGGTCGGCGGCCCCGCGGCGGCCGGCGGGGCCGTCTCGACGCTGGAGTTCGCCGTGCTCGTGTTCGCCTCCGCCGTCCTGATCGCCTGCCCGTGCGCGCTCGGGCTGGCGACCCCCGCGGCGACGATGGTCGGGACCTCGATCGGCGCGCAGAACGGCGTGCTGTTCAAGGGCGGCGACATCCTCGAACGCGTCCGCGACGTCGACACGGTCGTCTTCGACAAGACCGGCACGCTGACCGAGGGCGAGATGTCGCTGACGGACGTCGTCGCGCTCGGACCGGCGACGGACGGCGGGGCGCTGGATCCCTCCGCGGACGGCGACACGCCCGACCCCGCGCCAGACGGCGGCGCGCTCCGGGAAGTCGACGACGGCGAAACCGACGACGACGGCGAAGACGCGTCTGCCGACGCGGATGTCGAAGCGGACGCCGAGACGACCGTCCTGCGACTCGCGGCCGCGGTCGAGCAGAACAGCGAACACCCGCTCGCCCGGGCCGTCGTCGACGGCGCGGCGGCGCGCGGCATCGACGTTCCCGACGCTATGGACTTCGAGAACGTTCCCGGTCACGGCGTCCGCGCGACCGTCGGCGGCGACACGGTCCTCGTCGGCAACCGTCGGCTGCTCGAAGACGCCGGCATCGACCCCGCGCCAGCCGAGGAGACGATGCACCGGTTGGAGGAGGAGGGGAAGACCGCGATGCTCGTCGGCCGGATCCCCGGCGGTTCGGAGACCGAGGCGAGCGACGCGACCGGCGGGGCAGGCGATGGGACCGACGAGACGTCCGCCGCCGGCGAGGTGATCGGCGTCGTCGCCGACGCCGACACGATCAAGGAAACCTCCGCGGCGGCGGTCAGCGCGCTCCGCGAGCGCGGCATCGACGTCCGGATGATCACCGGCGACAACGAGCGAACCGCCCGCGCGGTCGCCGAACAGGTCGGCATCGACCCCGACAACGTCCGCGCTGAGGTCCTGCCGGACGGCAAGGCCGACGCGGTCGAAGCGATCCAGGAAGACGGCAGCAAGGCGATGATGGTCGGCGACGGCGTCAACGACGCCCCGGCGCTGGCGGCGGCGTTCGTCGGCACGGCCCTCGGTTCCGGCACCGACGTCGCCATCGAGGCCGCCGACGTGACGCTGATGCGCGACGATCCCACCGACGTGGTGAAGGCGATCCGCGTCTCGGACGGGACGCTCGCGAAGATCAAGCAGAACCTCTTCTGGGCGCTCGGCTACAACACCGCGATGATCCCGCTGGCGTCGCTCGGTCTGCTCCAGCCGATCCTCGCGGCGGGCGCGATGGCGCTGTCGTCGGTGTCGGTGCTGACGAACAGCCTGCTGTTCCGACGGTACACCCCGGACCACGACTACCGGATTCTGGGCTTTCTCCGCGGCGGACGCTGA